A region of the uncultured Bacteroides sp. genome:
GTGCTATAGTTGCAACATGTGCTATCTTCTCCATTTTAGTAGCAGTCCCTATGTTTGTAATTAATATGCAGACGAACAAAGCATAAGCCAAGAGTATTAATATATTTGAGGTACCAAACTTAAACAATTAAAAACTCAAAGCTTATGCGTACACAAAGTAACAAACTAAATTTTGAAGGAGAAAATATTTATGTTGGAATTGATGTTCATTTGAAAAGTTGGAATGTGACAATTTACACAGAATACCTGCATCATAAAACATTCAACCAACCTCCTGTTCCTTCAATTTTACGAGACTATCTGAATACTAATTTTCCTGGTGGAACTTATTATTCAGCCTATGAAGCCGGATTCTGTGGATTTAATATTCATTTTGAACTTAAGAAACTAAATATAAATAATATTGTGGTTAATCCTGCTGATATACCAACTAGCCAGAAAGAACAGATACTTAAAAACGATTCCCGTGATAGTATGAAAATTGCCCGTTCTTTAAGAGCTAATGAACTCATTGGCATACATGTCCCATTCATTGAGACATTGGAAAACCGCACATTGATACGCACTCGAGACACAATGGTGAAGGATATGACTAGATTTAAACAGCGCATAAAAGCTTTGCTTTATTTTTATGGTATATCTTACCCTCCAGAATTTGAGAAATCAACCAGTCATTGGTCCAGACGTTTTCTTAAATGGTTAAAAGAGGAGGTATCACTTAATACAACGAATGGTAATGACGCCTTGTCATTACTCGTCAGGGAAGTAGAGCAACAAAGAGTTCTTTTATTGGAAATCAATAGAAAAATTCATAGTCTTGCTGTTTCTGAGAAATATGTGAAGGAGATAGAGTTAATAAGAAGCATTCCGGGAATTGGTTTAATTACAGGGCTTACTTTTTTGTCGGAGATAGAAGATATTGAACGATTCCACAATACAGACAAGTTAGCCGGTTTTGTAGGAATAATACCCACCTGTCATTCAAGTGGAGAGATTGAGAATTATGGAGAGATGACATTTAGAAAGAAAACGATTTTAAGAAAGTGTCTGATTGAAAGTTCCTGGATTGCAGTAAGAATAGATCCGGCATTGACAAGGTGTTTTTTACAACTCTGTAAAAGGATGGAGCCCAATAAAGCTATAATACGAATCGCAAGAAAACTATTAAACAGAATGTATTATGTTTTAAAAAAGAGACAAAAATATGAATGTGGAGTGGTTTAATGATAATGCCTATATAACTATCTTTCAAAATAAGAGTGATCGCTTAGTTTATCTTGCAGCTTAGCCTGCTTTAGCAGTTTGCGGCCTCTTCCTATTGAACTGAAAAAGGAAAATGTAGAAAACTGATAGTAATATCAGTTTAAACTACTGATAGAAGGTTGTTTATATAGGAGTTATTAATAAATAGAAAGTAAGGAAACAATCAATAGAGGTTTTCTTAGCCATATAGCGATATCTGTAACATGAAAGGGGAAACCATACAAGCCTCCCCTCCCAAAAAAAATAATGTTACAGTGTAACGCAGGAAATTTATTGCTGACAAGTTGCTCCTCAGCAGAGCTTGTTTCCTCTTCAACTCCCTGATTACAAAGCTAATAAAAAGTATAATAAATATTAATAATACTCTTATTATTTGGATTACAACATAGAAGATGATAGCTGTTAGTAGCAGATGATTTTGGATCTGCCACTACCCTGAAGTCCCTTAAATAAGAGATTCTAGACGATTTAGTAGCAGGTGGGAGATCTTTTTGTGTTTTTATAATTGATTCTAATGGTTCTTTAGTATCGATGAAGCAGATTGTTTCAGTTTTGAAAACAAATAGCCTCAACATTGGAGAAAAACTACGCATTTGTTGGATGAACCTCATTCATACC
Encoded here:
- a CDS encoding IS110 family transposase, translated to MRTQSNKLNFEGENIYVGIDVHLKSWNVTIYTEYLHHKTFNQPPVPSILRDYLNTNFPGGTYYSAYEAGFCGFNIHFELKKLNINNIVVNPADIPTSQKEQILKNDSRDSMKIARSLRANELIGIHVPFIETLENRTLIRTRDTMVKDMTRFKQRIKALLYFYGISYPPEFEKSTSHWSRRFLKWLKEEVSLNTTNGNDALSLLVREVEQQRVLLLEINRKIHSLAVSEKYVKEIELIRSIPGIGLITGLTFLSEIEDIERFHNTDKLAGFVGIIPTCHSSGEIENYGEMTFRKKTILRKCLIESSWIAVRIDPALTRCFLQLCKRMEPNKAIIRIARKLLNRMYYVLKKRQKYECGVV